The following DNA comes from Hordeum vulgare subsp. vulgare chromosome 3H, MorexV3_pseudomolecules_assembly, whole genome shotgun sequence.
AGGCGGCAGAagtcactccaagcaaaacatcatTGACAGTCTGCAAGGTACACATGGGGAGCGGAATTGTGATTCACCTGTAATTGTCTTCTAACTTGAGAGAAAAAGATGAAATAGAATATTCTGCCAAGAAATAGGGAATCATGTACATACACAACACATGACGCTCTTGACATACTTGATGTCGTCAAGGCTCAACATGCGGTTCACGAAGCGCTTGGGTCGAAACTCGGCGCCCCCAGGACCTTTGAACAATGTCGGTGGGTCGCGTAGCATCGATATGGCCGTTGCAGCAAAACATACTATATCCACAACTGTGTGCCACACAAGAAGAAGCAAAGACACGATCCACACAGTGAAAACAACCATGACACCCGCGCCCGTAGATGAAGGTGAGCGTGGTGTCAAGGCTTTCATTGTGCTGACGCGGCGTGGGGCGGTGGTCGGCAACACCTTGGACGGGTCGGCGGCTGCAATGAGAAGGGATAATAGCGAGGCACCATCCCCGAGGGAGTGGTGTGCACGAAAAGCAAGGGCAGCTGTTGCATCGGAGGTGGGGAAGTCCAGGACATGAAACTCCCAGAGAGGACGGGAGTGGTCCATGGGCAGTGTGGATAGAGACGCCAAGTAGTCTTCGAGAGTCCTGTCCGGCTCGATCGACATGGCAACGGGGTCAAGGTTCGGGACGATGATGTGGTCGTCGAGTTCTACCGTGGTCCGGACCCACTTCAGGCCCGCGCCCtcttccaactcatccatcacctgCATGAGTTAGATGCCCATGAGAAGCTTGACAACTGTTGCATTGGCGTTTTTCTTTCGGGCTTTCACTGTCACTCACTCTGGCTGGGCGCGTAGGGTGTGCGTGTGTTTTTGGTTGTCAATTTCACACGAAATGTATATTAATAATATCTAGTATAACAGATCATCAAAAACACATCACCGGATTCATATGGGAACGAAGTTTCATCACAGACAGGAGGAGTACTAACTAGTTTCTTCACAGATGTCGCTCGCAAAAAAAAAAGGTTTCTTCATAGATGAGGGTTAGTTTGGCTTTGTTGTGCACGCTGTTAATCAGACGGTCTGCTTGAACTGCGCATCGACGAACTGAAGTAGGTACTCCAGTAGGCCTCGTACGAGGGAATCGGcagttctcttttttctttttcttgcggGGGAGGGAATCGGCAGTGCCTTTCACGCACAAGGCGAACCAAGgatttttttcactgttttgacccaGGAGACGAAAGTAATGCACAAAATGAACTCGATCTGAAACTATTTTACGATCTAacccttttagaaacgccagAACCCGTGGCGTTGTTGGTGTACATAGAAACGCATGTCTACCGTGACGTTTTCGGTCCACATTCAGACGTCGGTCTAGCTCGCGTTGCAGATCATCTAGAAACGTCACCCTCAGTGACGTTTCTACACAGGCGCCAAACGCCATTATGCATGGCGTTTcttacacaggcagagctgagcgTAGGGAAGGAGGCCAGCTGGGAATGAGCGGAAGCCAGCTGGGACTTGGCTGGGGTACGGCCGGGACGCAGCTCCCGTCGCCGCTCTGCTCGCATCTCCCGACGCCCTGGACACGGTGCATGGACCGCCTCCAGAAAAATCCACCCCGGCCGACCACCTGCGCTGTTCCAGTGACTCGAGTCACGTGATCATTACCATAATCCATCGGCGCTTCGTAGATTTTCAACTAAAAATATTTCCACTGCAAGTGCGCAACCTAGCAATCGGACAGCAGTTTGACCACAGCGTTTTTCACTTGAATGAAAAATGCATGCCGTCGCGTCTTCACGTAGATGAAAATGAACACAGAGCCTGCCGTTCGGACGCGGCGGCTGGTTTTTGATCCCGCGCGGTTCATGGATCGGGCTCACGCGCGGCTCCTGCAGCTGGCCTCGCCTTTCGTTTGCTGCCCGAAAAAACATTGTAGTTTGCCGTGCTGTCCTCCTCCCTCCCATGTGTCTGTCCCACACACTTTACCATGCGGGCGTGCGACGGGAGCTGCGTCCCGGCCGTACCCCAGACTGGGCTGGGATGTTGGAACGTGGTGGGATGGGATGTTGGAACGTGCAGACTGTTGGCGGACGGGAGTGGTACTTGATTGGTTGGCATGTCATCATTTAATTAGCGGTAGCAAGTTGAGAAACGCACAGCTGGGACGATTTACTCTCGACCGAGCCGATGCAAATGACAGAGTGCACAAAAAAACACATGAACTCTGCAGGGCAGTCTACCGCTGTTTGCAAGTTGGTACGCTTTTGTCTCGAGTTTACAGCTGAGGGTAGATTAGTGAGCACGAAATATAAACGTCATCGACGCACCAGTGGTCTAGTGGTAGAATAGTACCCTGCCACGGTACAGACCCGGGTTCGATTCCCGGCTGGTGCATTGTTTTTTGCTTCTCATCCGAAATGCTTTGGGCCGTCATCCTAGTAGGCAGAAGAACGGGGCAGCTCAGACCGTGCCAACATGTAAACCGGCTTCTGTTTGCATGATGGGTCAAGCTCCAAACACATCAACCGAGGGCGATATCAGATTCCATAGCGGAGTAAAAGAGGGACATGCTATACATGAACGAATACTAGCAGTATCGCTACTCCGGTCCAATTGCAATCTTTTTATTGAAAAGCCCTGGCAGTATTTCGTCTGTAGTAGCAAGAATTGATACGGATGTCTTTAAGACATTTCATTATAATTCTTAGCTGTAAGATTAACTTTGCAGTTTTTCGGATCTTTGATCCAAAACGTTATACCTGTGATATTAGCCAGTATAAATAAAGCTACACGTACTTCTAGAAAAACACGAATGAGTTTAGGTGCCAGTCATAACGCTGCATTCTTTTTGTCGTTCCAACTTCTCTGCACTCTGCAGTGCTACATACTATTATTGCTTAGCTTTCGACTTTTCGGGAATATATTGGCGGATGAATTAGtcgttgttttttttttctttactcCCCTTAGTAAGAAAAGTGTACTTCTACACCCGAACTCAAATGAGCTTGAATGAACAGTAAATttgtaaaatatttttaaaatgtttaaaaaaatctgaattttttttacAACATACTCTCTCCGTTTTAAAAATTTTGTCTTAGTTTTATCTATAAATGAGTATATCTAAATACTAAagcatgactagatacattcatatctagacaaatctaggacaagaattttaggacggagggagtactttgacaaatgttttagtagtttgcaaaatttCAGCACAAAATCACATTTTTAAAGTCGTGGCGAAGAAACAAAATTAGGATCCAAAATGCTTTGAAAGTAGCATTTtcaaagtttcaattttttttgccaCGACTCCCATAAATgtgatttcatgatgaaattttatggacatttagaacatttgtcaaagttttttttaaaaaaatcagatttttaaaatatttttcgaATTTACTGTTCATCCGAGCTCATATGAGCTCGGGTGAAAAATCATCATGTCCCCTTAGTAATCCCTATACCAGTCATGTTTCTTGGATTATTTAGAAGCGGTATTCAAGCTCTTATTTTTGCAACATTAGCCGCAGAATCGGGTCATCATCGAATTGACTAGTTTCAGCTTAGCTCAATTCATGCATGGTTCCAGATAATCTGCTTGGTTGCAATGTAAGAAATGCGTATGAATATATAGCCTAgagttatactccctccattcctaaatataggtctttttaaagatttcactagaagactacatacgaaacaaaatgggtagatatatactttaaagtatgtctatatacatccgtatgtagtcttttaatgaaacctctaaaaagacttatatttaggaacggaggaagtaggagAGAATAGAATAGACTATATTATGGAACTTTCAAAGTATATATGCATTAAGGAGGGTGGAGCCAGGCTAGATCTATACTATAATATCCTTAATGTCTATAAGTGGAGTCCTCTTTTATGCGGGTTTCCACTTTAAGCAATGATTTTAGAATCCGATTCAATAGAAAATGAGAAAATATGCAAACAACGCTGCATTCTTCTTGTCATTCCAATTTCTCTGCACTCTGTAG
Coding sequences within:
- the LOC123440101 gene encoding wax ester synthase/diacylglycerol acyltransferase 11-like yields the protein MQVMDELEEGAGLKWVRTTVELDDHIIVPNLDPVAMSIEPDRTLEDYLASLSTLPMDHSRPLWEFHVLDFPTSDATAALAFRAHHSLGDGASLLSLLIAAADPSKVLPTTAPRRVSTMKALTPRSPSSTGAGVMVVFTVWIVSLLLLVWHTVVDIVCFAATAISMLRDPPTLFKGPGGAEFRPKRFVNRMLSLDDIKYVKSVMCCTVNDVLLGVTSAALSRYYFRKTGESGKKNIKVRSTFIVNLRKMTGLHTLASMMKSGKENDVKWGNQLGYMVLPFHIEKHDAPLKYVEKAMRIAHRKKSSMESVFTNWSALMITKIFGIKVLRHFDLIFILLFKCSFN